The DNA window CAGCCGATCGCAGGGTAAAGTGACCGCCAGCCGGTTTTCAGCTGCCCGCGCGCAGGACGCGCGGTTCGACTTCGCCACCCCGTATAGCGTTGCGCCCGCCACGCTTGGCCGCGTAGAGCTGGGCATCGGCGGCGTCGATCAGCTTTCCGGCCGATACGGGCGGCTCCGTGTGCATGACTGGCACGGTGGCAATGCCGAAGCTGGCCGTCGCCGACACGGCCTTGCCGGACTCCACGCGGCTGATGGCGCACGCGAAGGCAAGGCGGATGCGTTCGGCCAGCGCATGGGCGCCAGCGAGGTCGGTTTCCGGCAGCACCAGCAGGAACTCCTCGCCGCCGTAGCGCACCACGCGGTCGACCGTCTCGCGCGTCATCGCCATCAGCATGCCGGCGAAGTCGGCCAGTATCAGGTCGCCCGCCGTGTGACCATGCGTATCGTTGATCCGCTTGAAATGGTCGATGTCGCACAGGATCACGGAGAGGGCGGTACCGTAGCGGCGGGCGCGGGCCAGTTCCGCATCGAGCAGGCCCTTGTGCAGCACGCGGCGGTTGTAGCAGCCGGTCAGCGGGTCGCGGTCGGCCTGCTGCCGCTCGAGCACGGCGGAACGGTACTGTTGCCGTTGCGCGAGGTTGAACCGGATCGCGGCGATATAGCCGAGCGCATTGGCGAGGATCAGCAGCAGCACGAGCGTCAGCAGGTCGTCGGCTTTCAGGAAGCCCTGCACGGCAAGCATCGTGCCGAACACCACGCTGGAACCGACCCCGATCGCCACCGAATACATGAAGCGGTTCGGGAAGTTGACGTAGACGGCCATCAGGATGAGGGCCTGCGACATCGTGTTCCACGGCAGCGCTTCCGGCTGGAACCAGGCCACCACCATGAAGACGCCCAATGCCGCGACGAGCAGCGCACAGGCGGCCGCGATGGAAACGCGGACCGATCCGGGGCGGCGGGTAATGGCGTAGTGACCACCCAGTGCCACGCCAGCCACCAACACGCGCAGGCCCACGAGGAACCATGCGACGTTCGTGTCGCCCAGCGTGGCCAGGTCGGTCACGCCAAACAGCACGTAGAACGCCGCGGCGAACAGCAGGCTGCCCTTCAACTGGGCATTGCGTTGCGGTAGCAGGTGATGGATGAAACGGTCCTCGACCGCCGGGTCGTCGAATTCGGCGCGCCGGCGGTCGATCGTGAGGCTGGGTGTGGACAGGTCGAGGGACGGCACGGGCATCTCCGGCAGCCAGCCGGCGCGGTGCGCCACTGGCTGGACTGGTTGTACATCAAAAGTCTTGTAACAAGCGTTTTGAAGTCCCAACAACACACGGAGCTTGGGTGGTCGGCGTAAAAAATCGTTCGGGGACTCTGCGCTGCCAGCACATCGGCAGCGGGCGATCCGTATTCTAACGCAGTCCTGGGTGAAAAATTGCCGCTAGGATATATTTATTGATGAGATTATCCGGCAAGTGGTGGATTGCATACACCACCAGTGCCTGTCCGAAAGCTGACAACGCGACTTATCGGCCAGATTCACCGGCGGCCATGCCGCGCTCCGTCCGCAGGCATGCCATGAACCGGCCGAGCCGCTCGATCGCTTCCTGGAGTTGCGCGGTGCTGGCCGCATAGGATAACCGCACGTAGAAGTCCGCTTCGCAATGCCCGAAATCCTTGCCCGGCGTGAGCGCCACGTGCACTTCCTGCAAGACCCGTTCGCAGAATTGCCAGGACGTCAATCCCGTATCGCGCACGTCGAAGTACACATAGAAGGCGCCATCCGGCGGCACGGGCACCGGCAGGCCGATGCGCGCGAGGCCGTCGAGCACGAGTTCGCGACGGCGTGCGAATTCCACGCGGCGTTCCTCGCAGACGGCCAGCGATTCGGGCGTGAAGCACGCCAGTGCCGCCTGCTGGGCGATGGTCGACGGGCAGATATAGTAGTTCTGGGCCAGCCGTTCCATCGTCGGCACCAGTGCCTCGGGAACCACGCACCAGCCGAGCCGCCAGCCCGTCATGCCGAAATACTTGGAGAAGCTGTTGATGACGATGGCGTCGTCGTCCGACGCCAGCACCGTGCGCGGCGCATGGCCGGCGGCATCGCGGTCGCCCAGGTTCAGGTAGATCTCGTCGACGATCCGCCAGGCGTCATGCTCGCGTGCCCACGCGCAGATGGCGTCCAGTTCTTCCGGCAGCACCGAGGTGCCCGTCGGGTTCGACGGTGTCGCCACCATCACGCCGCGCGTGTGCGCCGTCCAGTGGGCGCGCACGCTGGCCGCGTCCAGCTGGAAGCGGCTTGCCGCATTCGTCGCCACCAGCCTGACGTCGGCGCCGAAGCTGCTGAGGAACTGGCGGTTGCAGGGATACGAGGGATCGCCGACGATGACCTGGTCGCCCGGATCGACCAGTGCGGCCGTCACCAGCAGCAGTGCGGCCGAGGCGCCGGCCGTCACGATGATGCGTTCCGGGGACAGCGTGAGGCCATGCTCGCGCAGGTAGAACCCGGCAATCGCGGCCCGCAGGGCCGGCAGGCCCAGCGCGGCGGTGTAGGGGAGGGCGCCATCTTCGGCCGCGGCGGCGGCGGCGCGGAGCACGGCGGCCGGAGCGCCGAAATCGGGCTCGCCGAGGCTCAAGCGGATCACGTCATGGCCAAGCTCGGCCAGGGCTGCGGCGCGCTTGCCGAACTCCATGGCGAAAAACGGGTCGACGGCTTGCGCGCGTTGGGAAATCTTCATCAGTTCATTCATGCGGTGCAAATGGGAACCCGCTAGTGTACCCGCTGCGCCGCCAAGGGCAAGGAGCGTAAAATGCCGGACCGCGACGCGACCTTCTTCCCATACCGATGACCCAGCCAGCACTGACCATTTCCCGCATCCTCCACGCCGGCTACGTGTTTGCCTGCGGCGGCACGCGCATCGCCTTCGATCCCATCTTTGAAAATCCATTCAGCCGCAACTGCCACGCTTTCCCCGCCGTGCGCTTCGACGTGGACGGCATTCGCCGCCAGCGGTTCGACGCGGTATTCATTTCGCATTTCCACGACGATCACTGCTCGTTCGACAGCCTCGACCTGCTGGACCGCGCCACGCCGCTGTACATCTACTGCCTTTTCGACGAGCTGTTCGACATGGTGCGCCAGCTGGGTTTTACCAGCGTGACGCCGTTGCGCCTGGATGTCCCGGTCGACGTCGGCGCATTCCAGGTGGTGCCCCGCGAAGCGATGGACGCGGACGTGGACTCGATGTTCCAGGTGAAGGCGGCGGGGCTGAACGTGCTCAATGTCGTCGATTCGTGGATCGACGACACCACGCTGGCGCCGCTGGTGGCGCAGGGGCCGTGGGACATGGTGCTGTGGCCATTCCAGACGATGCGCGAGCTCGAGGTGCTGGCGCCGTCGCGCTTCGCCGCCGCGCCGCCGTCACTGCCGGAAGAGTGGATACCCCAGCTGCGCGCGCTGGCGCCGCGCTATGTCGTGCCCAGTTCCTGCCAGTTCCAGCAGGAGCCATGGTCGTGGTACAACCGCGCGTTCTTCCCGATCTCGTATGCGCGGTTTGCGCAGGAAGTCACGGCGGCGCTGCCCGCCACCACGGTGGTGCGGCTCGATCCCTCGGTCTCGGTGGCGCTGGATGCCGTGTCGCTGCAGCCGGCGCCGCCGCTCGACTGGGTACTGCCCATCGGCGAGGGGAATGTGGATTACGCCTATCAGGGCAATGCCGCGCCGCCGCCGACCAGCGACATCGCGCGGCATTTCGCGCCGCTGACGGCAGGGCAGCATGCGCGTGTGCTCGACTTTTGCCGCATAGGGCTGCCGGACAAATATGGTACGGTGGAACCGGCATCGGAGTACTTCGACGAGCCGCGCACCTGGCAGCTGTCGGTCTACGATCACGCGGGCGTCGCCACGCACTTCCGCTACCGGCTGGAGCCCGGCGGCCCGGCCACGCCCGACGACGGCGTCACGCCGCCCGGCTGGACCACCGAGATTCCCGCCGCCCGGCTGTGGGCCGCGCTGGAGGAGGGCGAATCGCTGACGTCGATGTACCTGCGCATCAACGACGCCGTCTTCGATGCCGATACCGACAGCGCGCTGGCGCAGGCCGACGTCACCGACGATCCGCTGATCCGCTGCCTGTTCAGCGATACCTTCGGCGCCTACCAGGCGGCGCAGTTGCGCCGGGTGCTGGCGCGTTCGGGATCACCTGGCGCTCAGTTGCCAGCAACTGATTTGCCCAATCCGTTGCCCACTCATTTACCCAACAAATAAAGCGACTGGTTCCAGTCGTCCTGCCAGGGACGCAGGAAATCGTGCGACGCGAACGCGCGCTTCAACGGGCCGAGCGGCACGCCATACACATCGTGCAGCCCCAGCGCCAGCGTGACCGGATTCCATACGGCGTTGCGCTTGGATTTCCTGGCGCTGGCCTTTACGCGCGCGCCATCGTCGCCGAAGATGCCGATCGCGTCGTCGAGCGACTTTTCCATGTCCAGCCGTACGAGGCGCCCAAAGGCTGCCAGCACGTCGGCCTTGCCGATGCCCTGCTGCGATTCGCTGGCCGCCGGCGCTGGCCTGGTCGCTTCCGCCGCCGCGTGTTTCAGCTTGCCGGCCAGGCGCTCCACATCCTTCTTCTGGAAGCGCAACTGGTCGAGCGGCCGGCGAAAGCCCGGTTCCGGCAACCGGGCCACGATCTTGTAGGCGTCCTTCGTCATCGTGATCAGCACATCCTCGCTGCCCGCCGCGAGCCGGGCGATATCGCCCTCGAAGAAGATCGGCGCCGCATAGCCGCCGTTGGCGTCGCCGAACAGTTCCGGGTACGCGGGGTCGTAGTCCAGCCAGACATAGGGTGTGAGTTCGTGTTCGAGCAGGCGCGCCAGCGTCCATGGCGTGCCGGTCTGCGTTTCGAGCCAGGCGCAGGCTTCGGCTGTGGTGGCGCGGAAGGGCAGGTCGGTGGTGCTCATCGAATCTCTCGGCAGGAAAGGCGGGCCGCCATTGTAGTGCACGGGCGGCGATCGGGGGCCTGGCCCGGCGCCGTTCGGCGATAATACCGCCTCAATGACAAGATGAACGCTGCCGGCATGCCGGTGCAACGGGAACCACATGCAAGAGTTGATAGCGCAATTGCTCCGCCTTTACCTGCCTGCGGGCGCACCCGTGCCGCAGGGCCTGGAGGCCCACCTGGAAGGCCGGGCGACCCACGCCTTCGATCTCGTTAGGGACGGCGCGGTCCGCGCCATCGTCATCCCGTTCGAGCGGCAGCGTGATGCCGACGGTGCAATGCAGTGGGAGCGGCTGTGCGCCGTGGCCAACGCGCTGCAGGGCGAGCTGGGGCTGCCGGCGCCCGCGGTGAGCATTTCCGGCGCGGCCGGGTTTCGCCTGTGGCTGTCGTTCGAGCGGCCGATGCCGATCGTCCAGGCGCAAGTACTGCTCGACCTCGTTCGCACGGCGTACTGCCCTGACATGCCGCCGCTTACCGGCATTGGCGCGCCGATTGAGCTGCCGCCATGCCGCAACGCGGCGACGGACAAGTGGGCGGCATTCATCCACCCCGGCATGGGGGCCTCGTTCGCGGACGAGCCGGCGCTGGACATGATGCCGCCGCTCGCCGCGCAAGTCGCCTTCCTGCAAGGCTTGCAGCCGATCGACGACGAGCAGCTCCGGCATGCGCTCGACATCCTGCAGGCGGCGCAGCCGGAGACGGTGCCCGCACCCGCGCCCCGCGCTGCCGCCACGGAGCACGCGCCGGTTGCGCCCGCCGGCGATGTGCCTGCCGGGCTGCTGCTGAAGGACGCCACGCTCGAGGATATCGTGCGCCACCTGCACGCCAGGAACATCGAGCCGACGTTCCGGCATGTGCTGCCACGCGACTGACCCGGACGCGGCTTCGCTTACTTCCTGCTCTTGGCCTTGTCCCCGCCGGCAAACTGTTCGATCCTTGCCGTCGGCCCGGACACGATCAGCAGGTCGGCCGGCAGGATGCGGGTTTCCGGCCGGGCATGCTGGAAGTCCTCGTTGGCGCGCTTGACGCCGACGACGGTCACGCCGTGGCGCGTGCGCACATGCGATTCGGCCAGCGTCACGTTGTGCGTGTCCGCCGGCGCATGGATCTTGGCGATCGCGAAACCATCCTCGAACTCGATGAAATCCATCATCCGGCCCGTGATCAGGTGCGCCACGCGTTCGCCCATGTCCGCTTCCGGATATACGACATGATGCGCGCCGATGCGCTGGGCGATCTGGCCGTGTTCGGGCGTCAGCGCCTTGACCCAGATATCCTTGATGCCCAGTTCCGTGAGCACCATCAGCGTCATGAGGCTGGCCGCGAGGTCCGAGCCGATCGCCACGATCGCGTGGGAAAAATCGGCCACGCCCAGTTGCAGCATGACGTTCTCATTGGTCGAATCGGCCTGCACGGCATGCGTGAGGCGGTCGCCCCACACCTGCACCAGCTCTTCCTTCTTGTCGACGCCCATCACGTCGTGGCCCAGGTGCATCAGCGATTGCGCGACCGCGCCGCCGAACCTTCCCAGGCCGATGACGATGACGCTGTCGCTGGCCGAAAACGCGAACTGCTCCGTAAAAATCCTACCCCACAATTGGATGCTCCTCAGGAAAACGATAAGGCATGCGCCGTTCGCCGATGACCAGCGACGTGGCAAGCGTGATGGTGCCGACGCGGCCGAAGAACATCAGCAGCGCCAGCACGAACTGGCCCGCCGGCGGCAGGTCGGCGGTGATGCCCGTGGACAGGCCGGCGCTGCCGAAGGCGGCGATCACCTCGAAGATCACCTGGTCGGTCGGGAAATGCGAGATGCGCAGCAGTGCGATGGTGCCCACGGCGACGATCACGCTGCCGACGACCAGCACCGTGATGGCCTGCCGCTGCGCCGAAGCGCCGACGCGGCGGCCGAATGCCTCGGTATCGGCATGGCCCTTCGCCTCGGCGATCACGAGCAGCACGAGGATCATCACCGTGCCCACCTTCACGCCGCCGGCGGTACCGGCGCTGCCGCCGCCGACGAACATCAGGAAGTAGTGCAGGGCCCAGGTCTCCGGCGTCAGCGCACCGATGTCCACCGTGTTGAAGCCCACGGTGCGCGCGGAAGCCGACATGAACAGGCTGTTCAGCAGCTTCTCCGCGATGGACATGGGGCCGAAGGTCCGCGCATTGTCCCACTCGAACAGCAGGATGGCGACAAAGCCGCTGGCGACGAGTACCAGCGTGCCGGCCAGCGTCAGCTTGGTGTGCAGCGACCAGTGGCGCGGATCGCGGCAGCGGTCCCGCAGATCGTTCAGGATGGGGAAGCCGATGCCGCCGACCACCGCGGCGATCATGACCGGCAGCAGCACCAGCGCGTCGCCCGCATAGCGGATGAAGCCATCCGCATGGATCGAGAACCCGGCATTGTTGAAGGCCGACACGGCATGGAAGAAGCCGCTCCACGCGGCGTCGCCCCAGGCCATGTCGTGGCCGAAACGCATCCTTAATGTGAGGAGTGTGCCGATGACGAGCTGCGACAGGATCGTCACGCCGAGCACCAGCTTCGCCACGCTGGAAATGTCGCCGACCCACAGCGAGCGCGTTTCGGTCTGCGTCACCAGCCGCGTGCGCAGCCGCGGCGAGCGGTTCACCATCAGGCCGAGCAGCGTGGCCGCCGTCATCATGCCGAAGCCGCCCAGCTGGAACATGACCATGATCGTCGACTGGCCGAACACCGACCAGTAGGTGCCGGTGTCGACCAGCACGAGGCCCGTCACGCAGATCGCGGACACGGACGTGAAGAAGGCCACCATCGGCGGCGCCGGCACGCCGGCGGCGCGCGCCACGGGCAGCATCAGCAGCAGCGTGCCGATCGCGATCGCCAGGGCAAAGCCCAGGATGACCGTGCGCGCGGGGTGGAGGACTGTCTGTTTCAAGGTTCAGGCACCGGCATGGTGGCAAAGACCGACATGGTAATCGATGCCGCCGGTCCCGCCTAATCCCATGTGCCCGTCAGCAGCAACCGGTTTCCGCTTAGAAAATCGGTAACATCAGGCGAAGACCGGTGTCCGACACATTTTCCGGATGAAGCGCCCGGAAAAAGTGTCCGACACCACGCATGACAGACACCGGTTGTTTTGAAACATTTCCAGTCAAGTGATAACTAAGCGGCGCCTGTACCGGTACGTGTTGCCGGCGCTGCCGTCACGCCGGCACCGGTTCGCCCTGTGCATCCGGTATCCAGCACTCGCCGGCGCGGGCCACCAGCAGGCGCTCGGCGTGGGCCAGCCGCGCATCCGCCTCGACGATGTTGAGCATCGCCACCAGCAGCTGGCGCTGCAGGCCTGGGTCGGTGATTTCGCCAAGCACGCTGTCCAGCAATGCCGGGCCGATTTCCACTGCGCCGTGGCGCACCGTGCCGCCCAGCATGTCGCTGCACAGTTCGTCGAGCACTTCGCTGAACAGGGTCCAGTCGATGCCCAGGTCGCTCAGCACGGGAGCGTCTTTCAGCACCTGCAGTTCGGCCGGGTCGAGGTGGCCATCGACCACCATCGACAGGGCCAGGAGGCGGGCGCGGGCCTGCGGGCTGTTTGTTTCATACGGTCGCATTTCAGTTCCTTTGTTGGTCATGCGGCCCCACCGGGGCCGCGTCGTCATTACATTGATCAGGGCGATCAGTTATCGGTCTTCTTCGGCGGCAGCAGCAGGCTCGCCACCACGCTCGAGGCGATCAGGAAGGCCACCACCACCAGCGAAGCTTCCACCGGCATGTGGTACCACGGCATGATCAGCATCTTGGTACCGATGAACGCCAGCACCAGCGCCAGGCCATACTTGAGCAGGTGGAAGCGGTCGGCGATGTCGGCCAGCAGGAAGTACAGCGCCCGCAAGCCCAGGATCGCAAACAGGTTCGACGTGAACACGATGAACGGGTCGGTCGTGATCGCGAAGATCGCCGGGATTGAATCCACCGCGAAGATCAGGTCGGTCACCTCGATCAGGATCAGCACGAGGAACAGCGGCGTCACGTACAGCAGGCCGTTACGGCGCACCATGAACTTCTCGCCTTGCTCGTCCTCGGCCACGCGCAAATGCTTCTTGGCGAACTTCAGCACCGGGTTCTGCGTCACGTCCGGCTCCTGCTCGGACGCCATCAGCATCTTGATACCGGTGAACAGCAGGAACGCGCCGAACAGGTACAGCACCCACGAAAACTCCTTCACCACCCAGGCACCGGCCAGGATCATCACGGCCCGCATCACGATCGCGCCCAGCACGCCATAGATCAGCACGCGGCGCTGGTATTGCGGCGGCACCTGGAAGGCGCCGAAGATCAGCAGGAACACGAACACGTTGTCGACCGACAGCGCCTTCTCGATCAGGTAGCCGGACAGAAATTCCAGCGCCTTCTGGTCGGCGACCACTTCGCCCACTGTCCCCTTCAGGTGCCACCACAGGCCGGCGTTGAACAGCAGCGCCATCGTTACCCACACGCCCGACCATGCGGCCGCTTCCTTCACACTCACCTTGTGCGCCTTGTTACCGCCAAAGACGAACAAGTCGAGTGCCAGCATCACCAGCACGAATGCCACGAAGCCGGCCCACATGCCCGGTGTGGCTATATTTTCAAGTCCAGTCATATCGACCAACTCCTTAAGGAATATCAATACGCGAAGGATACCGGCGCCCGATTCATTGGACAAATCGAATATACTTGCCCGATACATCGAAAAAAACGATGAGTTATCGATCGATCATGTCTCGATGTCCAATCAACCATCCCGCCCGTCACGAACCATGAGCCTGAATTACAAGCATCTTCGATA is part of the Pseudoduganella lutea genome and encodes:
- a CDS encoding tellurite resistance TerB family protein, coding for MRPYETNSPQARARLLALSMVVDGHLDPAELQVLKDAPVLSDLGIDWTLFSEVLDELCSDMLGGTVRHGAVEIGPALLDSVLGEITDPGLQRQLLVAMLNIVEADARLAHAERLLVARAGECWIPDAQGEPVPA
- a CDS encoding GGDEF domain-containing protein: MPSLDLSTPSLTIDRRRAEFDDPAVEDRFIHHLLPQRNAQLKGSLLFAAAFYVLFGVTDLATLGDTNVAWFLVGLRVLVAGVALGGHYAITRRPGSVRVSIAAACALLVAALGVFMVVAWFQPEALPWNTMSQALILMAVYVNFPNRFMYSVAIGVGSSVVFGTMLAVQGFLKADDLLTLVLLLILANALGYIAAIRFNLAQRQQYRSAVLERQQADRDPLTGCYNRRVLHKGLLDAELARARRYGTALSVILCDIDHFKRINDTHGHTAGDLILADFAGMLMAMTRETVDRVVRYGGEEFLLVLPETDLAGAHALAERIRLAFACAISRVESGKAVSATASFGIATVPVMHTEPPVSAGKLIDAADAQLYAAKRGGRNAIRGGEVEPRVLRAGS
- a CDS encoding TrkH family potassium uptake protein, whose protein sequence is MKQTVLHPARTVILGFALAIAIGTLLLMLPVARAAGVPAPPMVAFFTSVSAICVTGLVLVDTGTYWSVFGQSTIMVMFQLGGFGMMTAATLLGLMVNRSPRLRTRLVTQTETRSLWVGDISSVAKLVLGVTILSQLVIGTLLTLRMRFGHDMAWGDAAWSGFFHAVSAFNNAGFSIHADGFIRYAGDALVLLPVMIAAVVGGIGFPILNDLRDRCRDPRHWSLHTKLTLAGTLVLVASGFVAILLFEWDNARTFGPMSIAEKLLNSLFMSASARTVGFNTVDIGALTPETWALHYFLMFVGGGSAGTAGGVKVGTVMILVLLVIAEAKGHADTEAFGRRVGASAQRQAITVLVVGSVIVAVGTIALLRISHFPTDQVIFEVIAAFGSAGLSTGITADLPPAGQFVLALLMFFGRVGTITLATSLVIGERRMPYRFPEEHPIVG
- a CDS encoding pyridoxal phosphate-dependent aminotransferase, encoding MKISQRAQAVDPFFAMEFGKRAAALAELGHDVIRLSLGEPDFGAPAAVLRAAAAAAEDGALPYTAALGLPALRAAIAGFYLREHGLTLSPERIIVTAGASAALLLVTAALVDPGDQVIVGDPSYPCNRQFLSSFGADVRLVATNAASRFQLDAASVRAHWTAHTRGVMVATPSNPTGTSVLPEELDAICAWAREHDAWRIVDEIYLNLGDRDAAGHAPRTVLASDDDAIVINSFSKYFGMTGWRLGWCVVPEALVPTMERLAQNYYICPSTIAQQAALACFTPESLAVCEERRVEFARRRELVLDGLARIGLPVPVPPDGAFYVYFDVRDTGLTSWQFCERVLQEVHVALTPGKDFGHCEADFYVRLSYAASTAQLQEAIERLGRFMACLRTERGMAAGESGR
- a CDS encoding MBL fold metallo-hydrolase is translated as MTQPALTISRILHAGYVFACGGTRIAFDPIFENPFSRNCHAFPAVRFDVDGIRRQRFDAVFISHFHDDHCSFDSLDLLDRATPLYIYCLFDELFDMVRQLGFTSVTPLRLDVPVDVGAFQVVPREAMDADVDSMFQVKAAGLNVLNVVDSWIDDTTLAPLVAQGPWDMVLWPFQTMRELEVLAPSRFAAAPPSLPEEWIPQLRALAPRYVVPSSCQFQQEPWSWYNRAFFPISYARFAQEVTAALPATTVVRLDPSVSVALDAVSLQPAPPLDWVLPIGEGNVDYAYQGNAAPPPTSDIARHFAPLTAGQHARVLDFCRIGLPDKYGTVEPASEYFDEPRTWQLSVYDHAGVATHFRYRLEPGGPATPDDGVTPPGWTTEIPAARLWAALEEGESLTSMYLRINDAVFDADTDSALAQADVTDDPLIRCLFSDTFGAYQAAQLRRVLARSGSPGAQLPATDLPNPLPTHLPNK
- a CDS encoding TerC family protein, whose protein sequence is MTGLENIATPGMWAGFVAFVLVMLALDLFVFGGNKAHKVSVKEAAAWSGVWVTMALLFNAGLWWHLKGTVGEVVADQKALEFLSGYLIEKALSVDNVFVFLLIFGAFQVPPQYQRRVLIYGVLGAIVMRAVMILAGAWVVKEFSWVLYLFGAFLLFTGIKMLMASEQEPDVTQNPVLKFAKKHLRVAEDEQGEKFMVRRNGLLYVTPLFLVLILIEVTDLIFAVDSIPAIFAITTDPFIVFTSNLFAILGLRALYFLLADIADRFHLLKYGLALVLAFIGTKMLIMPWYHMPVEASLVVVAFLIASSVVASLLLPPKKTDN
- a CDS encoding potassium channel family protein, coding for MWGRIFTEQFAFSASDSVIVIGLGRFGGAVAQSLMHLGHDVMGVDKKEELVQVWGDRLTHAVQADSTNENVMLQLGVADFSHAIVAIGSDLAASLMTLMVLTELGIKDIWVKALTPEHGQIAQRIGAHHVVYPEADMGERVAHLITGRMMDFIEFEDGFAIAKIHAPADTHNVTLAESHVRTRHGVTVVGVKRANEDFQHARPETRILPADLLIVSGPTARIEQFAGGDKAKSRK